In one Paenibacillus sp. JQZ6Y-1 genomic region, the following are encoded:
- a CDS encoding ABC transporter ATP-binding protein produces MSILEAKELTITYGAAPVIENLNLTIPSGQITVLIGSNGCGKSTLLRTMARLLKSRSGSVLLDGEDIARLQTKEVSRRMSILPQGPTAPEGLTVNQLVRQGRYPHQSWLKQWSREDEQMVQRALQATRLTELSDRPVDALSGGQRQRAWIAMTLAQGTETLLLDEPTTYLDMTHQIEILDLLFELNEHEGRTIVMVLHDLNLACRYAHHIVAVQNRNIFAQGKPEEIINQELVRQVFHMECEIAVDPLFGTPLCIPHGKGRRLHDPAVTSQI; encoded by the coding sequence ATGAGTATACTAGAAGCCAAAGAGTTAACCATCACGTATGGCGCGGCTCCTGTGATTGAAAATCTAAATCTAACCATTCCATCTGGGCAAATCACGGTGCTGATTGGCAGTAACGGCTGCGGCAAATCAACACTGTTGCGTACGATGGCGCGCCTGCTCAAGTCGCGTTCCGGCTCAGTGCTGCTGGATGGTGAGGATATTGCACGCTTGCAAACCAAGGAGGTATCGCGGCGCATGTCGATTTTGCCACAGGGACCGACAGCGCCGGAAGGGCTAACAGTGAATCAGCTAGTGCGGCAAGGACGTTATCCGCACCAGAGCTGGCTCAAGCAGTGGTCTCGTGAAGACGAACAGATGGTACAGCGGGCGCTACAAGCGACCCGTCTTACCGAACTGTCAGATCGTCCGGTGGATGCACTGTCGGGTGGTCAGCGTCAGCGCGCTTGGATTGCGATGACACTGGCACAGGGAACCGAAACGCTACTGCTAGATGAACCGACCACTTATCTGGATATGACGCATCAAATCGAAATTTTGGATTTGTTATTTGAGCTGAATGAGCATGAAGGTCGTACGATTGTTATGGTGCTGCATGATCTGAATCTAGCATGTCGGTATGCGCATCATATTGTGGCGGTACAAAATCGCAATATTTTCGCACAAGGCAAGCCGGAGGAAATTATCAATCAAGAACTAGTACGGCAGGTGTTTCATATGGAGTGTGAGATTGCAGTCGATCCGCTGTTTGGCACACCGCTTTGTATTCCACATGGAAAGGGGCGACGTCTGCATGATCCAGCAGTCACATCACAGATTTGA
- a CDS encoding IucA/IucC family C-terminal-domain containing protein: MIQQSHHRFEPHELDVLTSQYRLALEPGQDPSFSLPCRELLKPERSQPYLQRVAGIFETDSMTANVSLFAKRYAYLTIAAGLFAMSRYNKALDLTLENCTLDSYRKGEAWLPRVLLHDLSVTMPEPEQRHVWRDELIRRMFADNLERVWSALSRDTGVSKAVLWENTAIYMYWLYENSFVEGAKGEELARIEEDFHYLLHDAPAVLFGDRKNPLHTFNTPKRTTMVSETPIRVRKTCCLYYLAADEPDDYCPTCPKLKHGAASCI; the protein is encoded by the coding sequence ATGATCCAGCAGTCACATCACAGATTTGAACCGCATGAGCTGGATGTATTGACCTCACAATATCGGCTGGCATTGGAGCCGGGGCAAGACCCGTCATTTTCGCTTCCTTGTCGGGAACTACTGAAACCCGAACGGAGCCAGCCCTATTTGCAGCGGGTCGCGGGCATTTTTGAAACAGATTCGATGACAGCGAATGTATCCCTTTTTGCCAAGCGGTATGCCTATTTGACGATTGCTGCGGGGTTGTTTGCTATGTCACGATATAACAAGGCACTGGATTTGACGCTGGAAAATTGTACGCTGGATTCGTACCGTAAGGGTGAGGCATGGCTTCCACGCGTGCTGCTGCATGATCTATCGGTGACGATGCCGGAGCCAGAGCAGCGCCATGTTTGGCGCGATGAACTGATCCGGCGTATGTTTGCCGATAATCTGGAAAGAGTCTGGTCAGCGCTATCACGCGATACCGGAGTGTCAAAGGCGGTCTTATGGGAAAATACGGCGATTTATATGTACTGGCTATACGAAAACTCGTTTGTGGAAGGAGCCAAAGGTGAGGAGCTAGCACGGATAGAGGAGGACTTTCACTATCTGCTGCATGATGCACCAGCGGTATTATTTGGCGACCGTAAAAATCCGCTACATACCTTCAACACGCCGAAGCGCACCACGATGGTATCTGAAACCCCGATTCGTGTGCGGAAAACATGCTGCTTGTATTATCTGGCGGCGGATGAGCCTGATGATTATTGTCCTACCTGTCCTAAGTTAAAGCATGGAGCGGCAAGCTGTATATAA
- a CDS encoding ATP-grasp domain-containing protein has product MHVTEMQNLQNRLIAKAADELGIQCELLIPGCEDFLQLRKQDVSIVINKTRSHRLPLMSGLLAKNKQAANQLLSQQGLPVPAHIVLSDSDRNEQALSFLESVSAAGQSLVVKPLDSSGGNGVTLDVRTQQQLAKAMKDASAFSEQILLQQYVQGNDYRVLVIDSKVVAVTEYSPAYLVGDGQRTIGELIDDLNRQHLRQTPIGQLTLFHKLQPDDPSIVQSLAEKGYTLDAVPETGCTVTLYSLQHTEIDKVSEFSRDCTDEIHAHNQALAIHAAQILNIDVAGIDIRCNDISIPLTSDCGGILEVNALPDFVFHVYPYEGQSRDVARRYVEYLFHQPVNEPVATSSNLQRSVH; this is encoded by the coding sequence GTGCATGTTACAGAAATGCAAAATCTGCAAAATCGGTTAATTGCGAAAGCTGCCGATGAGCTGGGAATACAATGCGAGTTGCTGATTCCGGGCTGCGAGGATTTTTTGCAATTGAGGAAGCAGGATGTCAGCATTGTCATTAACAAGACTCGCTCCCACCGCTTGCCGCTTATGTCAGGATTACTTGCCAAAAATAAGCAGGCTGCGAATCAGCTGCTATCACAGCAAGGATTACCTGTACCTGCTCACATCGTACTCAGTGATAGTGATAGGAATGAACAGGCGTTATCGTTTCTGGAATCTGTATCGGCAGCCGGACAGTCGTTGGTGGTCAAGCCGCTGGATAGTAGTGGTGGCAATGGAGTAACCCTTGATGTACGTACACAGCAGCAGTTGGCAAAGGCAATGAAGGATGCGTCGGCATTCAGCGAACAGATACTGCTGCAACAGTATGTACAAGGCAATGACTACCGAGTACTGGTTATCGACAGCAAGGTAGTAGCAGTGACGGAATATTCACCTGCGTATCTGGTTGGTGACGGTCAACGAACGATTGGAGAACTGATCGACGATCTGAATCGTCAGCATCTGAGGCAAACTCCGATTGGTCAGCTGACTCTGTTCCATAAGCTACAGCCGGATGATCCGTCGATTGTGCAGTCTTTGGCAGAGAAGGGATATACGCTTGATGCTGTACCAGAAACAGGCTGCACCGTTACGCTATATTCGCTGCAACATACCGAGATTGATAAGGTGAGCGAGTTCTCGCGTGATTGCACAGATGAGATTCATGCCCACAATCAGGCACTTGCCATTCACGCCGCACAGATTCTGAATATCGACGTCGCTGGCATCGACATTCGCTGCAATGACATTTCAATTCCTTTAACTTCCGATTGTGGCGGTATATTGGAGGTGAATGCACTGCCGGACTTTGTATTTCATGTCTATCCGTATGAGGGGCAAAGTCGGGATGTAGCGCGTCGATATGTAGAATATTTATTTCATCAACCAGTCAATGAACCCGTTGCAACGAGTTCAAACCTACAAAGGAGTGTACATTGA
- a CDS encoding diaminobutyrate--2-oxoglutarate transaminase encodes MSLELQSRYLKMQEQKESNARAYPRHFPLVISKAKGIMVTDTEGRQYYDCLAGAGTLALGHNHDVVIEAIREVLDQQIPLHTLDLATPLKLAFMEELFSLLPVEMRDHSKIQFCGPTGADAVEAAIKLVKTATGGRSILAFQGSYHGSTQATMAMSGNLSKKQHLQSLLPDVHFLPFPYEYRCPFGVGGEMTAQLSAQYIENLLDDCESGISAPCGVIVETVQGEGGAIPANIYWLQELRRITAERGIPLIIDEVQTGFGRTGKMFSFEHAGIVPDVIICSKAVGGSLPMSVIMYRDELDRWQPGAHTGTFRGNQMAMATGLATLRYIKNQHVMDNVRERGQQIMNRLRSLQESVPSLGDVRGRGLMIGVEIVDTTAAVDRLGHYPPSGKLAEQIQQRCFANGLIIEVGGRHSSVIRFLPPLVISEQETNKVLELFTMSVHEALAEYRR; translated from the coding sequence ATGTCACTGGAATTACAAAGTCGGTATTTGAAAATGCAGGAGCAAAAGGAATCGAATGCACGCGCGTATCCACGCCATTTCCCGCTTGTGATCAGCAAGGCGAAGGGCATCATGGTGACCGATACGGAAGGACGGCAATATTACGATTGCCTTGCCGGAGCAGGAACGCTGGCGCTGGGACATAATCATGATGTGGTTATTGAGGCGATTCGGGAGGTGCTGGATCAGCAGATTCCTTTACATACGTTAGATCTGGCGACGCCGCTGAAGCTGGCGTTTATGGAGGAACTGTTCTCGCTGTTGCCAGTGGAGATGAGGGATCATTCCAAAATTCAGTTTTGTGGACCAACTGGGGCGGACGCAGTGGAAGCAGCGATCAAGCTAGTGAAAACAGCGACTGGTGGGCGTTCGATTCTTGCTTTTCAGGGCAGCTATCATGGCTCTACACAGGCGACGATGGCGATGAGTGGCAATCTGAGCAAGAAGCAGCATTTGCAAAGTTTGCTGCCGGATGTACATTTCCTGCCATTTCCGTATGAGTATCGTTGCCCGTTCGGTGTAGGTGGCGAAATGACAGCACAGCTGAGTGCGCAATATATCGAGAATCTGCTCGACGATTGTGAAAGTGGTATTTCCGCGCCATGCGGTGTGATCGTGGAAACAGTGCAAGGCGAAGGCGGAGCGATACCAGCGAATATCTACTGGTTGCAGGAGCTGCGCCGAATCACGGCAGAACGCGGCATTCCGCTGATCATTGACGAGGTACAGACGGGATTTGGACGTACGGGAAAAATGTTCTCGTTTGAACATGCAGGGATTGTGCCGGATGTGATTATCTGTTCCAAAGCGGTCGGTGGCAGTCTGCCGATGTCGGTCATTATGTATCGCGATGAGCTTGATCGCTGGCAACCGGGAGCGCACACAGGTACATTCCGTGGCAATCAGATGGCGATGGCAACGGGGCTGGCAACTCTTCGTTATATCAAGAATCAGCATGTAATGGACAATGTGCGCGAACGCGGACAGCAGATCATGAACCGGTTGCGCAGTCTGCAAGAGAGTGTGCCTTCGCTTGGTGATGTGCGGGGTCGTGGCTTGATGATTGGCGTGGAAATTGTCGATACTACAGCTGCCGTCGATCGGCTGGGTCATTATCCACCGAGTGGTAAATTGGCAGAACAGATTCAACAGCGCTGCTTTGCCAATGGATTGATCATCGAGGTAGGCGGACGGCATTCGTCAGTGATTCGCTTCCTACCACCGCTCGTGATCAGCGAGCAGGAAACGAACAAGGTGCTGGAGCTGTTCACTATGTCGGTGCATGAAGCGCTGGCGGAGTACAGACGCTAA
- a CDS encoding MFS transporter gives MSLLGRLRQHAVLGSILIGAFSLVLTNSAFNVLLPYFVQYYDVSTLTGGWIIALYMLAMTLTMPVASLIVDRLGRKRTYMLGIVLYGSFSILGALFYPYVAVMLVVRFVHGVAAGLMIPLSLVLLFDYYGTEVRGRITGAWGMLLMIAPAVGPTLGGIIIQFGRLDLLLWLNVPFAIGALIWCGRYIQVYEPARRKSVQLSSLLLMVGGIALLSFGIQLHASTWLPVWVPWLMLAAGLSSLVIFVRVENRRSEPMIRYGLLRQNRIFAWTVFISTIQDCVMFGAIFALPLLFQQVFGLSPSWSGMMFLPTAIGTSLFMWIGGTWMDKGQSRRFIAWGALLVTGTLISFAWLPHMTVTMAVLVIVVLMALRGIGMGLSGMSVSAIGLQALPEEDMHEGSALATTLQRLISSFALIILTLFYDARWQMLMTAGQSASAAQWAALREIFLILGGLLLCTLPVILTITRKKVGIIVEDHKQTTA, from the coding sequence ATGTCACTCCTTGGTCGGCTGCGACAGCATGCAGTGCTAGGATCGATTCTGATTGGTGCTTTTTCACTCGTACTGACGAATAGTGCGTTCAATGTGCTGTTACCTTATTTTGTACAGTATTACGATGTATCTACATTGACGGGTGGTTGGATTATCGCTCTGTATATGCTGGCGATGACATTAACGATGCCAGTCGCTTCATTGATCGTAGATCGGCTCGGTCGCAAGCGTACGTACATGCTAGGTATTGTGCTGTATGGGTCCTTTTCCATTCTCGGTGCGCTGTTCTATCCGTATGTAGCGGTCATGCTGGTGGTGCGATTTGTGCATGGTGTAGCGGCGGGGCTAATGATTCCGCTATCGTTGGTGCTGCTATTTGACTATTATGGCACCGAGGTACGGGGGCGTATTACCGGAGCATGGGGCATGCTGCTGATGATTGCTCCTGCAGTCGGTCCCACATTGGGCGGAATTATTATTCAATTTGGTCGATTGGATCTGCTGCTATGGCTGAATGTGCCGTTTGCGATTGGAGCGCTGATCTGGTGTGGGCGATATATTCAGGTGTACGAACCGGCACGACGTAAGTCGGTGCAGCTATCTAGTCTACTGTTGATGGTAGGCGGAATTGCGCTGCTTAGCTTCGGCATTCAGCTGCATGCGTCGACATGGCTGCCTGTCTGGGTACCGTGGCTAATGCTGGCAGCCGGGCTATCTTCGCTGGTCATCTTCGTTCGAGTGGAGAATCGACGTAGTGAGCCAATGATTCGGTACGGACTACTACGGCAAAATCGGATCTTCGCGTGGACGGTATTCATCTCTACGATTCAGGATTGTGTCATGTTCGGGGCGATCTTCGCACTGCCGCTGTTATTTCAGCAGGTGTTTGGCTTATCACCGTCATGGTCAGGGATGATGTTTTTGCCGACGGCGATTGGTACGAGCCTATTCATGTGGATTGGCGGTACATGGATGGACAAAGGGCAATCGCGCCGCTTTATCGCTTGGGGCGCATTGCTAGTGACGGGGACGCTGATTTCCTTTGCTTGGCTGCCGCACATGACAGTGACGATGGCAGTTCTGGTCATTGTTGTGCTGATGGCTCTACGCGGGATCGGTATGGGCTTGTCCGGTATGAGCGTATCGGCGATTGGGCTACAAGCGTTACCTGAAGAGGATATGCACGAAGGCTCGGCACTGGCGACCACACTGCAACGATTGATCTCATCGTTTGCGCTTATTATATTGACGCTCTTTTACGATGCGCGTTGGCAGATGCTGATGACAGCCGGGCAATCGGCAAGTGCGGCACAGTGGGCGGCATTGCGAGAGATTTTTCTGATTCTCGGCGGGCTGCTACTATGCACGCTGCCGGTTATTTTAACCATAACAAGAAAGAAGGTTGGCATCATTGTTGAAGATCATAAGCAAACCACAGCCTGA